The Cellulophaga sp. RHA19 genome includes the window GCGCAGATGCCATTGCAGTATCTAATTCTGCTTTACAGGCTATTGGCTGTTTAGGAATGCGTGCTTGCGGTAGTAATAACTGTCCAGTTGGTATTGCTACTCAAAAAGAATCGTTACGTAGTAGATTAATTATTGACTCCTCAGCAAAGCAATTACACAATTATTTTGATGCAACAAACAATTTAATAAAAGTAGTAGCAAGAGCATGTGGTCACGATGATATTTCTAAGTTTAACTTTGATGATTTATCTACTTTTAATTATGATATGCATAAACTAACAGGTATTAACTACGCTGGTATTAACGCCTAAAAAGATAAAAAAATGGAAAAAATGATGCACTTAGCGGCACAATATTTAGCCGCAGCAGGAATAAGTTTTTTAGAGAAGAAGTCAGATGATAGTCATACCAATCTTGGTTTTTCAATTGAAAAACAACGTTTAGAAACGCATCCATTATCTTTAAACGGAGATATGTTGACCTTAAACTATGCTACATTTTCATTAGAATGGATTTTGCCTAAAGTAAACGCTTCTATTTTGTTAGACGGAAAAACACATCAGCAGGTATTGGAATGGCTACGTAATTCTTCAGAAACGTTTTTGGGAAAGAAATATACATATGATTTTCATTATAATCTACCGTATTCAATTGATGATTCTTTCATCTTTAAACTCAATGCTTCAAAATTAAAGGAGCTTACAGATTTAAGAACATTGACGCAATTAAGTATAGAGAAAACATTAGAAATGAATGGTTTGGAGTCTAGTATTCGAATTTGGCCACATCATTTTGATTCTGGTGCTTATGCCAGTTTAACCAAAGATATAGCTGTAGGTTTTGGCTTGGCTGTGCCAGATAGTATGGTTAACGAGCATTATTTTTATATTAGTGGCTACAAAGGTCACTCTGGGCTAGATACTTCTAAGTTTGATTCACTTTCATTAGGCGAATGGAAAAACGACGGATTTAAAGGGGCAGTGTTACCAACCACAAAAATTAATGAAGAGCAAGTGGTTAAGTTTTTTACTGAAGCCATAAATACCTATAAAAAATAAGCATGCAAGTAACTAGTCTTTCTTTAGACGCTTTTAAAGAAATGGATTATTGGGCTGTAGAAAAGTACAATTTGTCTGTTGTTCTAATGATGGAAAATGCGGGTTTACAATTGGCTAGGTTAGTGGCTAAAAGAGCAACAAAAAACTATGTAGTTACTATTGGTATTGGTAATGGAAATAATGGCGGTGGTGGATTAGTAGCTGCACGTAGACTTGCTGCTTGGGGTTTTAATGTTAATTTAGATTTAGCGGTTTCTATCACTAAAGATTTACCTAAAGCACAATTAAAAAAAGCATTACTGTTTGGAGCAAAAGAGGGTATTCCTGAGAAGACAGATATTTGGGTAGATGCTTATTTGGGTTTTTCTCAAAGATTGCCATTGTCAGATGCTTTTATTAAGAGTATCGCATTAGCAAACACATCATCGGCATTTAAAATTTCTTTAGATATTCCTGTGGGTATTTCTAAAGATGGAGAACTATTTGGCTTTAAAGCAAACCAAATAATGACTTTGGCAGCTCCTAAAACTATACTAGAAAAATTGCCAAGTGGTGTAGAAGTGTTTGTAGCAGATATAGGAATTCCAAAGTCGGTTTATGAGCATTTTAATATTAAGATGCCTAATTTTAGTGAAAACCAACTGATATCTTTATAAAGTGATATGATAAACGATAAAGAAAAAGCGAAAGAAATTGATAAGCAATTACGAAAAGAATTGGGTATTGATAAAGAGAAGCTAAAAGAGCTAAAGAAAAAGCTTTTAAAAGTAGAGCCACGTTCTGAGCGCGGTGCAGAAACATTGTTTCGTTTGGTGTCTAAAAATCAGTATACCTTAAACACAATGATTGATAGAAAGTCTAATATTCTCATTTCTATTAATGCACTTATTCTTTCTATAACTTTAGGTACTGTACTTAACCAGTTAGATAAAGACCCGCATTTAATTTTTCCTGCTACAATTATGTTGCTTACCAACCTAATTTCTATAGGGTATGCTGTTTTTGCAACAAGACCAGAGCTTACACACGGTAGTAAAAGCACGAATAATTTATTGTTCTATGGCAATTTTAATACTATGAATGAAGAAGAATATACAGAAGAACTGACTAGTTTAATGTACAAAGGTGATGAGCTATATAAGACCATAGCAAGAGATACATTTCATTTGGGGAAGACCATTGATAGAAAATTTAAGCTTTTAAGATCCTCTTTTCACATTTTTTTAGTCGGCATTATTTTAGCCGTGATAGGTTTTATTGCTTGTCATTTAATGTTTGGTAATTACTTTGTCTAAAGCTTTTTTTTTATAATACCTTGTGGTCATTGTTATAGAATTTGACAAAATGTTGCCTGTATCAAGTAATGAGTTGTAAATAGGAACATACTTAGTCATTTATTATTAATAACTTTACAAGGTTTATAGGTCATAGTAATAATTTAATAAATTTAAATGAGGAGTAAAAGTCTGTTGTTTGTAATGTTATTGTGTTTTGTAACCGTGTCTGCACAAATATCAGATTTTGCAAGAATAGAATATAAAGTTTTACCTAGAGGTAGTTCTAATTTTGGTTACAGTCGTGCAAGAGCAGCCGTTAATTATCCAATAGAACTTAAGAATAGTAATTATTTATTATTAGGGTTAGACTACAGTAATATAGAAATGTCTTTTGACCCTGAAATAGCAGAGTTTAATTCAGACATTATTCAGGATTTTCAAATGCTAGAATTTAATTTAGCATACATTAAAAAATTAAAGAATGATTGGCGCTTGGGTGTGCGTTTTACACCAGGTTTTAGCTCTAATTTAGGTAGTAAAATTACTTTTGAGGATGCTGTTTTTGCAGGAGATGTAGTATTTATTAATGATAAAAGAGATGATACTACAATAGACAAACCCTACCGTTTAATAGTTGGAGTTTCATATTCTCAAAACAGAGGTATTTCTTTTCCTTTACCATTTATTAGTTATTACCGTAAGTTTCATCCAAAGTGGTCTTATAATTTAGGTGTTCCTAAGTCTAACATACAATATCATATCTCTAAAAAATCTAGACTAAAATTGGTAACAGAGTTAGATGGTTTTACTGCTAATATACAAGAAGGATTGCCCGTTAATAATGAAGAAGATTTAGCAAAAAAAATAAATGTATCTCTTATTTTAGGAGGATTGCGCTACGAGTTTAAAATAAAAGAGCACCTAGAACTTTTTTGTAATTTTTCTGGCGTACTTATGGAGGCAGCTGAGTTAAGAAATAAAGACAACGATAAGGTGTCTACCGTAGATAAAAAAAACACCATCTATTTTGGTACAGGAATACGTATTAGAAGATAGTTAATCTAAAAACATTTTAATGTCTTTATTGCTACCGTAAATTACTAAAATATCATCTTTGTTAAGTACATTATCTGGGTTGGCAACACCTTTAACTTTAGTGATATTTTTAGTTTTACCCACAATGCTTTTTACCTCTTTATTAGCTATTGTTGTTAAAACAAGCAAGTTATATTTTTTTCTAATATTAATTTCTCTAATGGTTTTACCATCGTATTTTAAAGGTAATTCTGCTTCAACAATACTAAAATCATCATTAAGTTCAAAAGAGTTTAAAACACCTTTTAAACATAGTTTTTTAGCCCATCTTTCTGCAGATTCTTCTTCTGGGTGTACAATTTCATCAATCCCAATAGCGTGTAAAACTTTTTCATGTAAAGAATCTATAGCTCTACTAATTAATCGTTTTACTTGTAAATTTTTAAATAAAGCAGTAGCCATAATGTTGGCACCTTTATTTTCGCCAATGGCAACAACAACCAAATCTGTATCTTTTAAAGGTAGTCCAGATACAGTGTGCTCATCTGTAGCATCCATACAAATACAATGAGATATACTTTCTTTGTACATATCTACACGGTTCATATTAGTATCTATACCAATAACCTCGTTACCTTGTTCTGTTAGTTTTATGGCAATAGAAGCACCAAAACTTCCTAATCCTACAATTATATATTTCATTTTAGTTTAATTTATAGTCAATTCTTCAGTTGGGTATTTGTAATTTCTGTGTTTGGTTTTTTTAACCAAAGCAATAAGTAGTGTAAGCATACTTACTCTACCAATAAACATTATGCCAATAATAACAAGTTTACTAGGCGCACTTAAATCCGCTGTAATACCAAGACTTAAGCCTGCAGTGCTGTAAGCGGAAAAGCACTCAAAGGCAATGTCTAACAGTTTTTTTTCGCTATCAAAAATAGAAACTAGTATAATTCCAGATCCTATAACTAATAGTGATAGGGATATAACAGCAAAAGCTCTACGTACAGAGACCTCTGCAATTTCTCTTCTAAAAACTTCTATTTTAGATTTACCTTTAGCTAAACTTAAAAAGTTAAGTGTGGCAATAGCAAAAGTATTTGTTTTTATACCACCCCCTGTAGATGATGGAGAAGCACCAATCCACATTAGTAAAAAGATTAGCATAATGGTAGAAAAGTTTAAGGCAGACATATCTACTGTATTAAAACCAGCAGTTCTAGGTGTGGTAGCACCAAATAAAGCAGTTACAAACTTACCAATACCGCTATGTTCTTTTAACGTATTGTTATATTCATTAATATAAAAAATAATAGTACCAATAACCGTTAAGGAAATGGTTGTAACTAGTGTAATACGACTATTAATATTTAACACCCAAGGTTTATGAGTTTCTGTTTTTCCTGATAAATAAAATAATTTTCTAACAAAAAAGTACTTTAGGTATTTAATTAAATTTACGACTATAGGAAAACCCAATCCACCTAAAACAAAAGAAGCAATTAAAATGCTATGAAGCATATAATTGTGTTTAAACCCTGTTTGGTATAAACTATTTGATAACGTAGAAAAACCAGCGTTACAAAATGCAGAAATAGAATGAAAAAGAGAGAAAAAACAACGTTCAAAAAAAGAACTAAACAATGTTTTATCTACACTACTATAGATTAATAAAGTTGCTAAAATCTCTATAGAAAATGTAATTACTAAAATACGTTTAAGAGTAGAAAATACTTTTCCTAACTTAGAAGCACCAGTAATATCACTTAAAGAAAGCTGATTTTCATAACTAGCACTACCTTTAAAAAAATAACTAAAATAACTAGCAACGGTAAGTATACCAATACCACCTGCTTGTATAAGACATAATATTATGGCTTGCCCAAATGTGGTAAAATAACTGCCTGTATCTACAACAATTAAACCTGTAACGCAAACCGAACTAGTGGCCGTAAAAAGAGCATCTAAAAAAGAGATGCTGGTATAGGTTGCATTAGGTAACATTAACAACAATGTACCTATAAAAATAATACCTAAAAAGCTAATTATAAAAAGCTGTGCAGGATTAAATACGGTACGTTTATAGTTTACATTTTGCTCTGAAAATTCTCTTATAAAAGTTAGTATAATCGCAAATTTAACACACGTGTCATTATATAAAAAAGAAATATGTTTGTGTGCTTCTTCGCCTAAAAAATGAGCATATAAAATGGTTAAGGTGATAAGTATTGTAGCACTATCAAAAATAAGAACGCCATGTTTTATAGTCTTATGTCGCTTAATATAGCGTAACAGTGTGGCTAAAATACCTAATGTTATAACTATAAAGTAGTAGACATTAAAAACGTACTGTAATTGCGGAGATTTGTTATACCCAAAATCTATAACAAAAAGGAACAAACCAATTACACTACATATAAAAGTAATACGGTATAGTTGTTTAAAGTACTGTTTGTAATTATTTAAAAAATTCAAAATGAGTAGTAGATTTATTTTAAATATTTATAACAAAGGTAAAACTTAAAAAATCTAGTAGTCTTAATAAAAAACTAAATTATAAAATCACTATTTACAGGGAAGATCTAGAGTAATTGTTACATTATATTTGTTGTTATGGATATTGGATTTAAAGAGATTGTTATTGGTATTTTAGTTTTACTTGTTGTATTATTTTACACATTAAAATATAAATATATGCTGTCTGAGAAAATGGCAACCAAAAATTTAAATGCTTTTTTAAATGCGAATTATGGTACTACATTAAAACACAAAGATTTATATAGGTTTTTTAATACAGCAACTATGAATCCTAATTGTTTTAAGGCTGTAATTTATGAAGTTGAAAATCCAAAAATAGAAATGTATTTAACTTTTGATGCGGGAAAAATTGCAGATCAAAAAGATGTTAAATCTATGTA containing:
- a CDS encoding potassium channel family protein, whose protein sequence is MKYIIVGLGSFGASIAIKLTEQGNEVIGIDTNMNRVDMYKESISHCICMDATDEHTVSGLPLKDTDLVVVAIGENKGANIMATALFKNLQVKRLISRAIDSLHEKVLHAIGIDEIVHPEEESAERWAKKLCLKGVLNSFELNDDFSIVEAELPLKYDGKTIREINIRKKYNLLVLTTIANKEVKSIVGKTKNITKVKGVANPDNVLNKDDILVIYGSNKDIKMFLD
- a CDS encoding TrkH family potassium uptake protein, which translates into the protein MNFLNNYKQYFKQLYRITFICSVIGLFLFVIDFGYNKSPQLQYVFNVYYFIVITLGILATLLRYIKRHKTIKHGVLIFDSATILITLTILYAHFLGEEAHKHISFLYNDTCVKFAIILTFIREFSEQNVNYKRTVFNPAQLFIISFLGIIFIGTLLLMLPNATYTSISFLDALFTATSSVCVTGLIVVDTGSYFTTFGQAIILCLIQAGGIGILTVASYFSYFFKGSASYENQLSLSDITGASKLGKVFSTLKRILVITFSIEILATLLIYSSVDKTLFSSFFERCFFSLFHSISAFCNAGFSTLSNSLYQTGFKHNYMLHSILIASFVLGGLGFPIVVNLIKYLKYFFVRKLFYLSGKTETHKPWVLNINSRITLVTTISLTVIGTIIFYINEYNNTLKEHSGIGKFVTALFGATTPRTAGFNTVDMSALNFSTIMLIFLLMWIGASPSSTGGGIKTNTFAIATLNFLSLAKGKSKIEVFRREIAEVSVRRAFAVISLSLLVIGSGIILVSIFDSEKKLLDIAFECFSAYSTAGLSLGITADLSAPSKLVIIGIMFIGRVSMLTLLIALVKKTKHRNYKYPTEELTIN
- a CDS encoding NAD(P)H-hydrate epimerase, which encodes MQVTSLSLDAFKEMDYWAVEKYNLSVVLMMENAGLQLARLVAKRATKNYVVTIGIGNGNNGGGGLVAARRLAAWGFNVNLDLAVSITKDLPKAQLKKALLFGAKEGIPEKTDIWVDAYLGFSQRLPLSDAFIKSIALANTSSAFKISLDIPVGISKDGELFGFKANQIMTLAAPKTILEKLPSGVEVFVADIGIPKSVYEHFNIKMPNFSENQLISL
- a CDS encoding DUF6268 family outer membrane beta-barrel protein — protein: MRSKSLLFVMLLCFVTVSAQISDFARIEYKVLPRGSSNFGYSRARAAVNYPIELKNSNYLLLGLDYSNIEMSFDPEIAEFNSDIIQDFQMLEFNLAYIKKLKNDWRLGVRFTPGFSSNLGSKITFEDAVFAGDVVFINDKRDDTTIDKPYRLIVGVSYSQNRGISFPLPFISYYRKFHPKWSYNLGVPKSNIQYHISKKSRLKLVTELDGFTANIQEGLPVNNEEDLAKKINVSLILGGLRYEFKIKEHLELFCNFSGVLMEAAELRNKDNDKVSTVDKKNTIYFGTGIRIRR
- a CDS encoding Pycsar system effector family protein is translated as MINDKEKAKEIDKQLRKELGIDKEKLKELKKKLLKVEPRSERGAETLFRLVSKNQYTLNTMIDRKSNILISINALILSITLGTVLNQLDKDPHLIFPATIMLLTNLISIGYAVFATRPELTHGSKSTNNLLFYGNFNTMNEEEYTEELTSLMYKGDELYKTIARDTFHLGKTIDRKFKLLRSSFHIFLVGIILAVIGFIACHLMFGNYFV